In a single window of the Cydia pomonella isolate Wapato2018A chromosome 2, ilCydPomo1, whole genome shotgun sequence genome:
- the LOC133534720 gene encoding juvenile hormone acid O-methyltransferase-like, with protein sequence MEFPDLYRKVAFLSKRDANKALAEFTFNNRWKENASIIDIGSGDGSTTKTILEKHATPSYSKIVGCDISPQMVKYANEHFRSEHIEFMQLDITKQLPLFLKDAFDHAFSFYVFQRIQQQEAAFSFIYNSLKDGGSCLLIFLGRYPVYDVYRTLARKAKWAEDLKDVETFTSPYHDSPDPKNDVRNIMVSIGFKEIEVNVFDNTHTYNDANTFKCLVKAVNPFSTLNERWEEFMKDYFEVAPNAIKMDYQLIVAYGIK encoded by the exons ATGGAATTCCCCGATTTATATAGAAAAGTTGCATTCCTTTCCAAAAGGGACGCAAATAAAGCCTTAGCAGAATTCACCTTTAACAACAGATGGAAGGAAAATGCATCTATCATTGACATTGGAAGTGGAGACGGGAGCACGactaaaactattttggaaaaGCATGCGACACccagttatagtaaaatagtgGGCTGTGATATAAGTCCGCAGATGGTTAAATACGCGAACGAACATTTCAGGAGCGAACACATCGAGTTTATGCAATTGGATATTACAAAGCAATTGCCACTGTTCCTGAAAGACGCCTTTGATCATGCGTTTTCTTTTTATGTGTTTCAAAGGATCCAGCAACAGGA GGCCGCTTTCTCGTTCATCTATAATTCCTTAAAAGATGGAGGTAGCTGCCTGCTTATCTTTCTCGGGCGATACCCCGTTTACGATGTATATCGCACACTCGCTCGCAAGGCGAAGTGGGCTGAAGACCTTAAAGATGTTGAGACCTTCACGTCACCCTATCACGATTCTCCG gACCCCAAGAACGATGTGAGAAATATAATGGTTTCAATCGGCTTCAAAGAAATAGAAGTGAATGTATTTGATAACACGCATACATATAACGATGCAAATACTTTCaaat gCTTGGTTAAGGCTGTTAACCCCTTTAGTACTCTGAACGAAAGATGGGAAGAATTTATGAAAGACTACTTTGAGGTGGCACCAAACGCTATAAAAATGGACTACCAACTGATTGTAGCCTACGGCATAAAATAA